The following proteins are encoded in a genomic region of Acidobacteriota bacterium:
- a CDS encoding cytochrome c has translation MNSSFGLYLLLFVTILGISACSDPKPVRYSIQNSKAYEASLFKQNCVICHGPEGEGRTLGDGRVIPNMREGELKSRSEADIYKQIAEGGNGMLPFRDMLTKREIDLLAKWIYNDLRSQNHLR, from the coding sequence ATGAATAGCTCATTCGGCCTGTATCTTCTGCTTTTCGTTACGATCCTTGGTATTTCCGCATGCTCAGATCCGAAGCCCGTGCGTTATTCGATCCAGAACAGCAAGGCTTATGAGGCTTCCCTCTTCAAACAGAACTGCGTGATCTGCCACGGGCCCGAGGGCGAGGGCCGCACGCTCGGCGACGGCCGCGTCATCCCTAATATGCGCGAGGGCGAACTGAAATCCCGCTCCGAGGCCGATATCTACAAACAAATTGCCGAAGGCGGCAACGGCATGCTCCCTTTTCGCGACATGCTCACCAAACGCGAGATCGACCTGCTCGCCAAATGGATCTACAACGACCTCCGAAGTCAGAACCACCTGCGTTAG
- a CDS encoding TIGR01777 family protein has product MKVLITGSTGLLGKELQKSLTEKGYDLLLASRKEPQDDKHIQWSIEEGFTDPEKLEGVDVVVHLAGENVSGLRWTDEKKKAIRDSRVLGTRNVVDAISKLKHKPKVFVASSAIGFYGERGDEEVTESSAAGDNFLAVTCKEWEAESRRAEDAGIRTVLLRTGIVLSKDGGALATMLTPFKLGVGGVVGSGKQWMSWISLEDEIAVINYVIENENIRGAVNAVSPNPVTNHDFTKTLGEVLYRPTFLPLPEFAVSMIFGEMGDALLLASTKVIPKRLEDVGFEFKHPNLKEAIEAAVK; this is encoded by the coding sequence ATGAAAGTACTGATCACAGGCTCGACAGGATTGCTCGGCAAAGAGCTGCAAAAGTCACTTACCGAAAAAGGCTACGACCTGCTTCTCGCTTCGCGCAAAGAGCCGCAGGACGACAAACACATCCAATGGAGCATCGAGGAAGGATTTACCGACCCTGAAAAGCTAGAGGGCGTCGATGTCGTCGTCCACCTCGCCGGCGAGAACGTCAGCGGACTGCGTTGGACCGACGAAAAGAAGAAGGCCATCCGCGACAGCCGCGTTTTAGGTACGCGCAACGTCGTCGACGCCATCTCCAAGCTCAAGCATAAGCCGAAGGTGTTCGTCGCGTCTTCCGCCATCGGTTTCTACGGCGAACGCGGCGACGAAGAAGTTACCGAATCGAGCGCCGCAGGCGACAACTTCCTCGCCGTCACCTGCAAAGAGTGGGAAGCCGAATCCCGCCGTGCCGAAGACGCCGGCATTCGAACCGTCCTGCTCCGCACCGGTATCGTTCTCTCCAAAGACGGCGGAGCTTTGGCAACAATGCTCACACCATTCAAACTGGGCGTCGGCGGCGTGGTCGGCAGCGGCAAACAATGGATGTCCTGGATCTCGCTCGAAGACGAGATCGCCGTCATTAACTACGTCATCGAAAACGAAAACATCCGCGGCGCCGTCAACGCGGTCAGCCCCAACCCGGTCACAAACCACGACTTCACCAAAACCCTCGGAGAAGTGTTGTACAGACCAACATTCCTCCCGCTACCCGAATTCGCCGTAAGCATGATCTTCGGCGAAATGGGCGACGCACTGTTACTCGCCAGCACAAAAGTAATACCCAAACGCCTCGAAGACGTAGGATTCGAATTCAAGCACCCAAACCTAAAAGAAGCGATCGAAGCCGCAGTAAAATGA
- a CDS encoding cyclase family protein has translation MIIDLEKLGEPIDIWVPLRFDGQQPNAFGVDVATSKAIGDTREGASVNFEQYTFIPHCNGTHTECVGHITDERISVLDCLKDVFLTAVLVSVEPESDGEDRVLSLNSLRNAGVQPSATAGGTDSNATALIVRTLPNDDSKLTRLYGEGNVPPYFTVEAMEFIVTCGFRHLLVDMPSIDRMFDEGKLVNHRIFGTSSREAVR, from the coding sequence GTGATAATCGACCTCGAAAAACTTGGAGAACCAATTGATATTTGGGTTCCACTCCGTTTTGACGGGCAGCAGCCGAATGCGTTTGGCGTGGATGTGGCGACTTCGAAGGCGATCGGCGATACTCGTGAGGGGGCGAGTGTTAATTTTGAGCAGTATACGTTTATTCCACATTGCAACGGGACGCATACGGAGTGTGTGGGGCATATTACGGACGAGCGGATCTCGGTGTTGGATTGCCTGAAGGATGTGTTTTTGACGGCGGTTTTGGTTTCGGTGGAGCCGGAATCAGACGGCGAAGATCGGGTTCTGTCGCTGAATTCGTTGAGAAATGCGGGCGTTCAACCATCCGCTACCGCAGGTGGTACTGACTCAAACGCGACGGCGTTGATCGTGCGGACCTTGCCGAATGATGATAGTAAGCTGACGCGGCTTTATGGTGAGGGAAATGTTCCGCCGTATTTTACTGTGGAGGCGATGGAATTTATTGTAACGTGCGGGTTTAGGCATTTGCTGGTTGATATGCCTTCGATAGATCGGATGTTTGACGAAGGGAAACTCGTGAATCACCGCATTTTTGGAACGTCGAGCCGGGAAGCCGTGAGATAA
- a CDS encoding FAD-dependent monooxygenase, giving the protein MMAHEKVIIIGAGLAGSLLAINLAKRGIKVDVYEARGDMRLEEVAAGRSINLALSDRGIAALREVGMDEYMLAEAVPMTGRMIHTVSGETKLLPYSGRQGEYINSVSRAGLNIALINEADKYDEVTFHFNERCTVFDCESGAASFEAGRVVNADTVIATDGAGSAVRLAMEDQIEGHISNTVFLDHGYKELHIPPAPDGGFLLEKNALHIWPRHQFMMIALPNFDGSFTCTLFLAHKNAGAAFDQLTDEVTVREFFSREFSDAVSLMPTLVEDFFANPTGNLGTLKCWPWNIDGKALLLGDSAHAVVPFYGQGMNCAFEDVRVLDSLVEKHGTDWETVYEEYGLLRKINTDAIADMAEENFYEMRDRVADPVFQRKRELETKLEQTYPDYFSKYSMVTFREDLPYSVAKEKGNAQDRLLMEICSGVESFSDFDLSEVKARISEL; this is encoded by the coding sequence GTGATGGCGCATGAAAAAGTAATCATTATTGGTGCGGGCCTTGCGGGCTCGCTGCTCGCCATTAATTTGGCTAAACGTGGCATTAAAGTCGATGTTTACGAAGCTCGCGGCGATATGCGGCTCGAAGAGGTCGCGGCGGGGCGTTCGATCAATCTGGCGTTGTCGGATCGCGGCATCGCTGCACTTCGCGAGGTCGGGATGGACGAGTATATGCTTGCCGAGGCCGTTCCGATGACCGGACGAATGATCCACACCGTTTCCGGCGAGACCAAACTGCTGCCATACAGCGGGCGGCAAGGCGAATATATCAACTCCGTCTCGCGTGCGGGTCTTAATATCGCTCTCATTAACGAGGCCGACAAATACGATGAGGTTACGTTTCATTTTAATGAGCGTTGCACAGTATTCGATTGTGAAAGCGGAGCGGCGAGTTTTGAAGCTGGCCGAGTTGTAAATGCCGACACCGTGATCGCCACTGATGGTGCAGGTTCAGCCGTTCGGCTCGCGATGGAAGACCAGATCGAGGGGCATATATCGAATACCGTTTTCCTCGACCACGGTTACAAAGAACTCCACATTCCGCCCGCACCTGACGGTGGTTTCTTACTTGAAAAGAACGCCCTGCACATCTGGCCGCGACATCAATTCATGATGATCGCGTTGCCGAATTTTGACGGGAGTTTTACGTGTACGCTGTTTTTGGCTCACAAAAATGCCGGGGCCGCGTTCGACCAACTAACGGATGAGGTCACCGTTCGAGAGTTCTTCAGCCGCGAATTTTCCGACGCCGTTTCGCTGATGCCAACGCTAGTCGAAGATTTCTTCGCCAATCCGACCGGAAATCTCGGCACGCTCAAATGCTGGCCTTGGAATATCGACGGAAAGGCTTTGCTGCTCGGCGATTCGGCTCATGCGGTCGTGCCGTTTTACGGGCAGGGGATGAACTGTGCGTTCGAGGATGTTCGCGTTCTGGATAGTTTGGTCGAGAAGCACGGCACTGATTGGGAGACTGTTTACGAAGAATACGGCCTGCTTCGTAAGATCAACACCGACGCTATTGCCGATATGGCCGAGGAGAATTTCTACGAAATGCGCGACCGCGTCGCCGATCCAGTTTTCCAACGCAAACGCGAACTCGAAACCAAACTAGAACAAACATATCCCGACTATTTCTCAAAATACTCAATGGTCACCTTCCGCGAAGACCTGCCGTATTCCGTCGCGAAGGAAAAAGGGAATGCGCAGGATCGGCTGTTGATGGAGATCTGTTCAGGCGTTGAGAGTTTCTCTGATTTTGATCTCAGCGAAGTCAAAGCGAGGATAAGCGAACTGTGA